In Bacillus sp. S3, the sequence TTTGGAACAGATATCTAGCTGATTGGCTTTCTTGGGAACAGGAAAAGGCTGAACGAAAAGTAATTGTGATTGGGACCGATATAACCAAAGGAATTGTTCCAATGGAAGAAGAAAATCGCGTATGGCGCGATGTAACGGGATGGGCCTATCAGGATCTTGCAGCGATATCAGCCAAAGTCGATGTAATCTGGTATAGATTAAACCAAACGATTAAATAAGGGGGAAATAATCATGAGAATTTATACAAGAACAGGCGACAAAGGGAAAACAAGTATTATTGGCGGCAGGGTAGATAAAGATGATACAAGGGTGGAAGCATACGGAACGGTTGATGAAGTAAACTGCTTTGTCGGGCAGGCCATTCAGGAACTCGATCAAGAAATTTTCAAAGATGTATTGAATGATCTTGAAAAAATACAACACGAATTATTCGACTGTGGCGGTGATCTTGCAAATGTGACGGAAAAGCGCGAGACAAAGCTTCATCAAGAATCAATTGATTACTTAGAACAAAAAATTGATGAATATATTGCAGAGGCACCGGAACTGGAACGATTTATTTTACCTGGCGGGACGAAGCCTTCAGCCTCCATTCATATTGCAAGGACGGTTACTCGGAGAGCGGAACGATTAGTGGTAAAACTGATGAAAGCAGATCCGAAAACACCTGAATTATCATTAATGTACTTAAACCGCCTTTCTGATTATTTCTTCGCTTTAGCCAGGGTCATAAATTGCCGGCTGCAAGTTCGAGATGTGGAATACGTACGTAGTGCAAAAGTATTCAGGGATGGGAAGCGCAAGGGGGACCGGTAGATGAAACGTAAACTGGTAAGCTGGCTGGCCATGTTTACGGCATTATCCGCTGTAGGGGCAGCGATAAAAATTCCTGCGATTGTTGGCAGTGTCGCATTGGATATTTTCCCGGCCCTTTTAGCAGCGGCCCTGCTTGGCGGGGGTGCTGGAGCCATCGTTGCTGCCTTTGGTCACTTATTATCTGCCCTTGCAGGTGGTTTTCCATTAGGTCCGATGCACTTTTTAATCGCAGGAGAAATGGCTGTGCTGGTCTGGTTGTTTGGTATGCTTTATCGAAAGAGCCATAAGATTTCGGCTATTGTGCTCTTTATCTTGGGAAATGCCATTGTTGCGCCGCTTCCGTTTATTTTATTAATGAATATCGGTTTTTATTTGGCCATCGTTCCATCCTTGCTTGTCGGTTCAATCATAAATACAGGATTCGCAATTATCGTGATCCCGCGTCTTTCCTCCCTGTTCTTGGTTCAAGGTGTGAAGCATGAGGCAAAATTATGAGAGATATCATAACTGTCCCGCTTGCTGAGGATGCGCTAATTATTGCTTGTGATAATAGTGGTGCCATTGGCATGAAGGAACAGGATCTTGTTCATGTTCCATACGAAACGGTTGCCTATTATTCTTTTCGAGTTGCGGTAATGGAATGTATTGCAGCAGGGGGACAGCCGATTTCTGTTGTGCTTCAAAACTTTTGCGGAAATGAACCTTGGAAAGAGCTGGTTAGGGGCATCGAAAAAGGCGTAAATGAACTAGGATTACAGGATGTTTTCATTACAGGGAGCACGGAAAGTAATTTTTCCATGCTGCAATCGGCAGTTGGCTTGCTTGTTGTTGGCCGCAAGGTTCTGGATAAAAAAACAGAGCTGTTGTTTTCAGATCATCTGAAACTGGCGATTATTGGCTTACCTTTGGTGGGAAATGAAGTGATTGCCCAGCATGATCAAATTGTGCCACTTTGCGTATTTCAGAAGATAAACAATCTGAAAGATGTGATGGTTTGGCCGGTTGGTTCGAAAGGGATCTTATCCGAGTTGAATCAAATATTTGTTAATAAAAGGTTTGCAGCGGATAGGATCAGCAGCGATGTTGATCTGCTAAAGTCATCTGGTCCGGCAACATGCGGTATTGTTGTTTTTTCGGAGGATCAGGATGAAAATATCAGGAGCATAGCAGGGCGATTTTTCCATTCTATAGAATTAGTCTTTTAGACGGCACAAAAAAAGAAAAAGCACGCCGATAAGGCGTGCTATTCACTTATGCTTTTTACTTTCTCCACCAATTTGTCTATTCCTTTGCCAATTGTGTATAACGCTTTGTCCAAGCCCTCTTTCCATTCCGGGGCTTTTTCTTTTATCGCGGACCCAATTTTTTTGGCATTTTCATTTAATTCCTTGCTAATTTCCTTCGCCTGCTCATCAATGCTTGTCTTTGTTGCGGCCTCTCCGGCAAGCTGGGCATTGATGGAAGTCACATGAAAGCTTTCATCCGGTAGGTATGGCAATGACTCCTTCATTATTTCTTTAAAAATCGGTACCACATTAGATGAGCTCGAGCTTGGCAGATAATGTTCACGGTCTGTTTGGTCATAACCGATCCAGATGGCCCCGACAATGTTCCGTGTATATCCGACCATCCACTGATCCTTCGTACCGCTGACATCACCGAATGGGAGCTGAGTTGATCCTGTTTTTCCGGCGATTTCTACACCAGGGATATGGGCACGCTTGCCTGTCCCGGTTTCCATCACATTCAACAACATGGAGGTCATCTCGTCAGCAACCTTTTTAGATGTTACCTTTGTTGTTTTTACCTCCCGTTCAGCGATAATGTTCCCTGTTGGCCCGACGATTTTCGTAATTAAGTGGCTATCCTGCCGCTTGCCGCCATTTGGAAAAGCGGTAAACGCATTTGCCATTTGCAGCGGTGAAACCCCTTTACTCATGCCGCCAAGGGCGATGGCCAGATTTTCGTCTTCCTTTTCCAGAGGAATGCCAAAACGTTGTAACGCATCCAAGCCTTTATTTAAGCCAATTTCATTTAAGAGCCATACAGCGGGAACATTTAACGATTCTTCCAGGGCTTTGTACAGTTGTACCTTTCCTTGAAACGTCTTCGAGAAATTTTCCGGTTTGTAATTTCCGAAGGTTGTTGGTTCATCGACAAGTTCTGACGAATAGTTATAGCCATTTTCCAGTGCAGGTGTATAGACAGCCAGCGGCTTGATCGTTGAGCCAGGCTGGACCCGTAACTGTGTCGCCCTGTTAAAGCCACGGAACACATGCTCACCTCTGCCGCCAACAAGAGCTCTGACACCGCCTGAGGCCGGATCCATCAGGACAGACCCGCTTTGAACGAGGGTATTTCCCTTTCCTCTTGGGAACAAAGAGTTTTTACTATATACTTTTTCAAGTCCGGCCTGCAGGTTTTGATCCATTTCCGTATAGATACGGTATCCTCTTGTTAAGATCTCTTCCTGGGTGACTCCATATTTTGAAATCGCCTCATTTAAAACCGCATCCACATAATAGGGATATTTTCGCTCGACAAAGCTGCCGCCGCCATCGTTTAGTGAAATCTTTTCTTTCTTTGCGGTTTCGACCTCTTGGGCAGAAATGAATCCAAGCTCCTTCATTTTTCCTAAGACAACATTTCGTCGTTTTATCGCTAAATCATAGTTTTTGTAAGGATCCAGATAGTTTGGCGCATGGAGGAGTCCCGCAAGCATGGCTGCCTCACTTACACTTATATCCTTGACATCTTTATTAAAATATTTCTTCGAGGCATTGGCGATTCCCCAAGCACCGCTGCCAAAGTATACCTGGTTGATATACATTTGCAGAATTTCCTCTTTTGTATAAACCTTTTCAATTTTAACAGCTAAAAATAATTCCTCGGCTTTTCGTTTATAGGTGCGCTCTGGTGAAAGCAGGGCATTTTTTGTCAGCTGCTGTGTTAACGTACTGCCTCCGCCCGTGATTCTTCCGGCAAACAAGTTACTGAAAAAGGCCCGGGCAATACCCTTCACATCAAAACCGCTATGCTCATAAAAACGTTCGTCTTCAATCGCGACAACGGCATTCGGAACATATTTAGGCAATTCCGCTACTTTTACTCCTTTCGTCCGATTGGTAGCAACATTGCTCGCCACCTTGCCGCCTTTATCATAAATGACCGTCGGCTGGCTTAGGCCTTCTTTCAAGGATTCCACATTTGCCCTTGTTGCCAGCCAGCCAAAATAAAGGATGGTCCCTAATAGTACGACAAGTAGGATTAATAAAATAATTTGAGTCAAGTGTTTCTTTTTCCAAAAACGAATAATCATATCTCGAAATGGATGTAATTTCTCCATAGTATCTCCTTACTTTCAAAAGGAATTTTTGCTTAACCTATTATAAATTTTCTTGCAAAAAAAACCAACAAATGTGTATTAGCCTGATGACGGAAGGACTCAAAAATAATGGAAAAAAAGGTAAAACTGTGATAATCGTGGACAACCATTTCCTTGGCCAAGCATATGTTAATAGAAAGAAAATTTAGCATACAGGAAAGGGATGGGAGAATGATTAACTGGAAAGTTCGGTTTAGAAATCGAAACTGGGTCATCGCGTTTGTATCACAGCTTCTCATTGTAGCACAAATGGTGTTAGCAGGTTTAAATACAATGGGTTTAGTTGACTTTCAACTAACAGATGCAATCCAAAGCTCGATTTTAACGTTTGTGAATGCCGTGTTTGTTTTATTGTCCATGTTAGGAATTGTACAGGATCCAACAACAAAAGGCTATGGAGACAGTGTAAGGGCCCTAAAATATAAGGATCCGAATTAAACAGAAGGTCAGGTTCAATTGGAGCCTGACTTTTTCAATTGTGTAGAAAATTTCTTTACTTTAGATACATAAATTGGTTAACTAGGTAAATAGACTATAACTTCCGAGGGTATTTCATATGAATAAAATGAAAAATTATATTGGTCAATTTCATCCGATTGTATGGGTGTTATTAATTGGTACTGTATTAACAAGATGCTCCGCCTTTATGACGCTGCCATTCCTATCAATCTATTTATCGCGGCATATGGACATTTCTCCGATTATCATTGGCTTAACCGTTGGGATGAGCCCATTAATGGCAACTGCAGGGGGTTTCATTGGCGGCCATTTATCAGACCGCTACGGACGAAAGCCGGTGATGCTAATCTCACTATTTATGTTGGCCTTGGTCTATTACGGGTTTACCATTGCAACAGGGCAAGGCTGGTTTATCCTCTTCAATGCACTTAACGGGCTTTGTACATCATTCTTTGAGCCGACCTCCCAAGCCTTAATGGCAGATGTGAGCAGTAAGGAAAAGCGGATGAAGATTTATTCATTACGCTATACGGCCATGAATATCGGGGCATCCGTTGGTCCATTGATTGGTGCCTATTTGGCCAATACCTCTGCAAAACTATCATTTGGCATAACGGGTACGACGTATTTACTCTATGGGATTGTGTTGGTTTACTTTATGAATAAATTGATTATTCAACCTGAACAGCAACAAAGCAAAAAGAATGTATCGTTTGGTGATGCATTTCGGATTGTTAAAACGGATAAGGCGTTACGGTATTTAATTATTGGGATTATTTTGGTCAATATGGGGTATGTGCAAATTGATTCCAATTTACCGCAAATTTTAGAGGGATCGCTTGAAAACGGTGTAGTCATATTTTCCATGCTCATTACCATTAATGCCTTAATGGTTGTTTTTCTGCAAATGCCCATAAGCTATGTGGCGGAAAAATTCAGAGTAATGCAGGTCATGGTGGTTGGTGCCATGTTTATGGCTGCCGGATTAATCGGCTTTAGCTTTGTTGACGGCTGGGTTACGGCTGTTCTTGCCATGGTATTATTGACATTTGGTGAAATTTTGATCTTCCCGTCAAACAGTATGATGATTGATACACTTGCACCGGAGCATCTGCGCGGCACCTATTTTGGCGCAGCTCAATTCCGCAAAATTGGAAACTTTCTTGGACCGATTTTTGGCGGATTTCTACTCAGTCATTACCACGGTCAAATCATGTTCTTGGTGGTTTCGATTATCACCCTAGGAAGCATCATCTTCTTTACAGCCGGGAATAAATCAAGAGTAACAACCGCCGGAAAGGCTGTTTAGCTATACAACATTCAGATTTAACCAATTTTTACCCACATATTGGTAATTTATTGCTATAATAGAATGGAAGAACTGAAGATTGATCGTAATTCTTTACTGATTTATCATGCAGGATAAATCGTATCCTTTTGCAAAGGAGTTCTCGACATGTCGCATTGGATTACCATGACTGTCCTTTCTTTCGCCATCCTGATGGTGTTAGAGGAAGGAACCTATTATGGCTGGAATCGCATTGTATACGGTCCGAACATTGAAGCAAGAAGAAAGTGGAAGAATAGAGGAATGACGATGATTAGGTTCTTTAAGCGAAAACAAGTGATCGAAGTGGATCAAAGCAATGAAGAAAAGAGCTCGCATTTTTAACTAAATGCCGAGCTCTTTTTCATTTTGCTCCCACTACATTTAATTCGCTGGCGGATTACTTTGTTGTTTTTTCTTAATATAAGAAAACATGGATTTCAGAAGAAAAATGGTAATAAAAAATATCACAATCACATATTCTGCCGGTTCCATGACCCGAAAAGGATTGATCGTTTTCCAGAAAATACCTTTAGCAGTAATGCCCATCAGTAAGTCTAAAAAAATCATTAGCGATAACATCCCGACTGCCAATAAAAGAGCGACAAAAAATTGTTTCAATCGATTCACCTACATTCCAGATTATACTTATGTTTGCATCCGTAGAATTCCCTATGCAGAAAGATTCATGGTAAAAATGGATATTACAGATGACGTTGGGTAAAATAGCCAAAAGGAATTTGATGAAATGAGGTGGAGCTTGTGTCGATTTTATCAAATATGTTGAAAAAGAAACAAAAAAAGAGACAAAACGATAATTACCGGCAACAGCAAGACCCTCAAAAACCGGAAGAATTATCCGTTCTCAGGAATTATAAAGACAATTTAAACAGAATTAAAGGCGAGTTGGGAAACAGTACGGATCTGGCCTTCCGCGAATTTCAATTTAACCGGATCAAAGGGTTTTGTATTTATATGGATGGCTTAGCGGATCAAGAAATGATCAGTGACTTTTTTATGGAATCTTTATTAAAAGGTGATATCGACCTTACACTTCATGATGCCTTTCAATGTTTAGCTGATAAAGTGGTAAGTATAGGGAATATTCAGATTATTACGGACTGGAATCAAATTTATGATAATCTGCTGTACGGAAATTCCTTGTTTTTTTTAGATGGCTATTGCAAAGTAATAAGCGTCGAAACAAAAGGGTGGGAAAAGCGCTCGATCACCGAACCTTCCACCCAATTATCGATTCGCGGTCCAAAGGATTCCTTTACAGAAACGCTACGAACAAATACCGCTTTAATCCGCAGAAGAATTACAAGTCCAAATTTGTGGTTAGAGACAATGAAAATTGGCAAGGTATCACAAACGGATGTAGGAATTATGTATCTGAAAGGAATTGCGAATGAAAAAATTGTTCAAGAGGTAAGGGAACGATTAAATAGAATTGACATAGATTCCATCCAGGCCTCAGGCTATATTGAACAGTTGATAGAAGATCAATCCTGGTCAACCTTTCCGACTACGTATCATTCGGAACGTCCGGATGTTATCTCATCACATATTCTCGAAGGACGGGTTGCGCTGCTTGTGGACGGGACACCGTTTGTTGTATCTGCTCCGGCAATTTTTATTCAATTTTTTCAGGCTCCGGATGATTATTATTCACGGTTTGATATCTCAACGGGAATCCGGTTATTAAGAATATTGTCCTTCTTTATTGCTTTAATTGGGCCGGCATTATATATTGCGATGACCACCTTTCACCAGGAGATGATCCCAACTTCGATGGCAATTGCGATTGCAGCCCAACGTGAAAATGTTCCATTCCCTGCATTTATTGAAGCATTAATCATGGAAATTCTCTTTGAAATTTTAAGGGAGGCCGGCTTGCGTTTACCAAGAGCGGTTGGGCAGGCTGTTTCGATTGTCGGCGCCCTTGTGATTGGTCAAGCTGCAGTCCAGGCAGGGATTGTGTCACCTGTTATGGTTATCGTTGTCTCGCTAACGGCGATTGCCAATTTTGCAACACCAAGCTTTGCCATGGCGATTGCGGCAAGATTAATCCGCTTTGTCCTAATGGGTTTAGCGACGGTATTGGGTTTCTATGGGATCATGTTAGGCCTGATGTTTATGGCGATTCATTTATGCTCACTAAGGTCATTTGGGATTCCTTACATGATGCCATTAGCACCATTTAATATTCATAATCAACAGGATGTGTTTGTCCGCTTTCCGATCTGGGCAATGAAAAACAGACCGATGTTTATTAGTAAAGGAAATATCGTAAGATCTGGGGGGAACCAAAAACCAAGCCCACCGAAACCGGAGGACAATAATCAATCTTCCAACGGTGAATCATGATGAGAAAAGTAGTTGTGCGCTCTTTCATGTTTGTCCTTTTACTGCCAATCTTAAGCGCCTGCTGGAATCAAAAGGAATTGACCGATTTAGCCTTTGTCATGGCAATCGGAGTTGACAAGGGGGAAGAGAAAAAGTTTAATGTTTCCTTCCAAATTGTGAATCCCGGAAATGTGTCATCCGGTCAAAATGGCGGGGGGCAGGGTTTGCCAATTGCTGTTTATAAAAGTTCAGGGGATACCCTTACGGAAGCTGCCAGAAATGCTACAAAACAAATTTCGCGCCGGTTGTATTACTCCCATACGAACCTAATTGCGGTAAGTGAAGATATTGCAAAGGATGGGCTACTTTATATAATGGATGCATTGGATAGGGATCCAGAGTTTCGAACGACCACCCAGCTTGTTGTCACGAGAGACACTTCTGCGGAGGTATTGGTTGCATCCCTTGCCAATCTTGATAAAATGCCTGTTAATAAGATTACCAAAGAGATTAAAGCAACAGAAGCGATGTTAGGAGAAAATACGAGTATCAATATCGACGATTTCCTGGCCGGACTTGTTAGTGATGGCAAAGAGCCGATTGTCAACGGCTTTAAATTGACCGGTAATGATAAAATGGCTGGGGAACTCAAGGATTTGCAGCATACAAGGGCAGATTCGGTGCTGAAAGCAGATGGTTTAGCTGTTTTTCGAGAAGGAAAATTAGTAGGCTGGATTGATAATAATAACGCACGCGGAGTAATCTGGATTTTGGATCGGTTGAAAAGCACGGGTGTAAACGTTACATGGAAAGGAAAAAAAAGTGCCATAACTGTGTCTCCTATCCGAAGTAAAACAAGGGTTTCGGTTAAGATTTTGA encodes:
- a CDS encoding cob(I)yrinic acid a,c-diamide adenosyltransferase, whose translation is MRIYTRTGDKGKTSIIGGRVDKDDTRVEAYGTVDEVNCFVGQAIQELDQEIFKDVLNDLEKIQHELFDCGGDLANVTEKRETKLHQESIDYLEQKIDEYIAEAPELERFILPGGTKPSASIHIARTVTRRAERLVVKLMKADPKTPELSLMYLNRLSDYFFALARVINCRLQVRDVEYVRSAKVFRDGKRKGDR
- a CDS encoding Ger(x)C family spore germination protein, with amino-acid sequence MRKVVVRSFMFVLLLPILSACWNQKELTDLAFVMAIGVDKGEEKKFNVSFQIVNPGNVSSGQNGGGQGLPIAVYKSSGDTLTEAARNATKQISRRLYYSHTNLIAVSEDIAKDGLLYIMDALDRDPEFRTTTQLVVTRDTSAEVLVASLANLDKMPVNKITKEIKATEAMLGENTSINIDDFLAGLVSDGKEPIVNGFKLTGNDKMAGELKDLQHTRADSVLKADGLAVFREGKLVGWIDNNNARGVIWILDRLKSTGVNVTWKGKKSAITVSPIRSKTRVSVKILKGNPVIYIAIENEGWVSEANTDIDLTDPNEILKVEKLTGQEIKREVLSSVKKAQKMKSDIFGFGERLHRKNPTLWNQLKPNWNDHFAELEVHVKVDSYIRREGIRTKPFWSDLNN
- a CDS encoding AIR synthase related protein, encoding MRDIITVPLAEDALIIACDNSGAIGMKEQDLVHVPYETVAYYSFRVAVMECIAAGGQPISVVLQNFCGNEPWKELVRGIEKGVNELGLQDVFITGSTESNFSMLQSAVGLLVVGRKVLDKKTELLFSDHLKLAIIGLPLVGNEVIAQHDQIVPLCVFQKINNLKDVMVWPVGSKGILSELNQIFVNKRFAADRISSDVDLLKSSGPATCGIVVFSEDQDENIRSIAGRFFHSIELVF
- a CDS encoding transglycosylase domain-containing protein, with the translated sequence MEKLHPFRDMIIRFWKKKHLTQIILLILLVVLLGTILYFGWLATRANVESLKEGLSQPTVIYDKGGKVASNVATNRTKGVKVAELPKYVPNAVVAIEDERFYEHSGFDVKGIARAFFSNLFAGRITGGGSTLTQQLTKNALLSPERTYKRKAEELFLAVKIEKVYTKEEILQMYINQVYFGSGAWGIANASKKYFNKDVKDISVSEAAMLAGLLHAPNYLDPYKNYDLAIKRRNVVLGKMKELGFISAQEVETAKKEKISLNDGGGSFVERKYPYYVDAVLNEAISKYGVTQEEILTRGYRIYTEMDQNLQAGLEKVYSKNSLFPRGKGNTLVQSGSVLMDPASGGVRALVGGRGEHVFRGFNRATQLRVQPGSTIKPLAVYTPALENGYNYSSELVDEPTTFGNYKPENFSKTFQGKVQLYKALEESLNVPAVWLLNEIGLNKGLDALQRFGIPLEKEDENLAIALGGMSKGVSPLQMANAFTAFPNGGKRQDSHLITKIVGPTGNIIAEREVKTTKVTSKKVADEMTSMLLNVMETGTGKRAHIPGVEIAGKTGSTQLPFGDVSGTKDQWMVGYTRNIVGAIWIGYDQTDREHYLPSSSSSNVVPIFKEIMKESLPYLPDESFHVTSINAQLAGEAATKTSIDEQAKEISKELNENAKKIGSAIKEKAPEWKEGLDKALYTIGKGIDKLVEKVKSISE
- a CDS encoding phage holin, with amino-acid sequence MINWKVRFRNRNWVIAFVSQLLIVAQMVLAGLNTMGLVDFQLTDAIQSSILTFVNAVFVLLSMLGIVQDPTTKGYGDSVRALKYKDPN
- a CDS encoding spore germination protein encodes the protein MLKKKQKKRQNDNYRQQQDPQKPEELSVLRNYKDNLNRIKGELGNSTDLAFREFQFNRIKGFCIYMDGLADQEMISDFFMESLLKGDIDLTLHDAFQCLADKVVSIGNIQIITDWNQIYDNLLYGNSLFFLDGYCKVISVETKGWEKRSITEPSTQLSIRGPKDSFTETLRTNTALIRRRITSPNLWLETMKIGKVSQTDVGIMYLKGIANEKIVQEVRERLNRIDIDSIQASGYIEQLIEDQSWSTFPTTYHSERPDVISSHILEGRVALLVDGTPFVVSAPAIFIQFFQAPDDYYSRFDISTGIRLLRILSFFIALIGPALYIAMTTFHQEMIPTSMAIAIAAQRENVPFPAFIEALIMEILFEILREAGLRLPRAVGQAVSIVGALVIGQAAVQAGIVSPVMVIVVSLTAIANFATPSFAMAIAARLIRFVLMGLATVLGFYGIMLGLMFMAIHLCSLRSFGIPYMMPLAPFNIHNQQDVFVRFPIWAMKNRPMFISKGNIVRSGGNQKPSPPKPEDNNQSSNGES
- a CDS encoding bifunctional adenosylcobinamide kinase/adenosylcobinamide-phosphate guanylyltransferase, with translation MHFITGGAFNGKRSWVSKNYGVKIEGQWLSAYNGIRLPVNLSDVNHDVIVLEGIELWVKELTKQYDSGRCREIWNRYLADWLSWEQEKAERKVIVIGTDITKGIVPMEEENRVWRDVTGWAYQDLAAISAKVDVIWYRLNQTIK
- a CDS encoding MDR family MFS transporter → MNKMKNYIGQFHPIVWVLLIGTVLTRCSAFMTLPFLSIYLSRHMDISPIIIGLTVGMSPLMATAGGFIGGHLSDRYGRKPVMLISLFMLALVYYGFTIATGQGWFILFNALNGLCTSFFEPTSQALMADVSSKEKRMKIYSLRYTAMNIGASVGPLIGAYLANTSAKLSFGITGTTYLLYGIVLVYFMNKLIIQPEQQQSKKNVSFGDAFRIVKTDKALRYLIIGIILVNMGYVQIDSNLPQILEGSLENGVVIFSMLITINALMVVFLQMPISYVAEKFRVMQVMVVGAMFMAAGLIGFSFVDGWVTAVLAMVLLTFGEILIFPSNSMMIDTLAPEHLRGTYFGAAQFRKIGNFLGPIFGGFLLSHYHGQIMFLVVSIITLGSIIFFTAGNKSRVTTAGKAV
- a CDS encoding ECF transporter S component; translation: MKRKLVSWLAMFTALSAVGAAIKIPAIVGSVALDIFPALLAAALLGGGAGAIVAAFGHLLSALAGGFPLGPMHFLIAGEMAVLVWLFGMLYRKSHKISAIVLFILGNAIVAPLPFILLMNIGFYLAIVPSLLVGSIINTGFAIIVIPRLSSLFLVQGVKHEAKL